From one Leguminivora glycinivorella isolate SPB_JAAS2020 chromosome 5, LegGlyc_1.1, whole genome shotgun sequence genomic stretch:
- the LOC125226554 gene encoding uncharacterized protein LOC125226554 yields MPLVWIVCKMLRLTICLLVARTVFAASAFPMGNTGYHPVGPDTNLVFNFQQIRRDQPAQVEMREENIHKYMNRPRTTPPTPIDNGDMSSMHPENPIPYTAEQWNAVLTAPKYEGPVANWKNVPAPPSFPHWDNLAVNNPNNYEQYRQSIVVPEEPAQWQQPEIRSRAMPSYSTTFEPVTFAPVTFAPVTFAPREPVTFAPRAHARHSSRGNHRFNWNDVSTTQAPTTMPVNAPTAAPSRMPPPPVPTLSPWYDGF; encoded by the exons ATGCCTCTtgtctgg ATAGTCTGCAAAATGCTGCGTCTTACAATTTGCCTGTTAGTAGCCAGAACGGTATTCGCTGCAAGTGCGTTCCCGATGGGCAACACAGGTTACCATCCCGTCGGACCTGACACAAACCTAGTGTTCAACTTCCAGCAAATACGACGAGACCAGCCCGCGCAAGTCGAGATGAGAGAAGAAAACATCCACAAGTACATGAACCGACCCAGAACCACCCCTCCTACTCCTATCGATAACGGAGACATGAGCTCAATGCATCCAGAGAACCCTATTCCGTACACCGCGGAGCAATGGAATGCTGTGCTGACAGCCCCTAAATACGAAGGTCCAGTCGCGAATTGGAAGAACGTGCCTGCTCCTCCTTCCTTCCCTCATTGGGACAACTTGGCAGTCAACAACCCAAACAATTACGAGCAATACAGACAGTCGATAGTGGTTCCGGAGGAGCCGGCTCAATGGCAGCAACCTGAGATTCGCAGCCGTGCCATGCCAAGCTATTCTACGACATTTGAGCCTGTAACTTTTGCGCCTGTGACGTTTGCGCCGGTGACATTTGCTCCAAGGGAACCTGTGACGTTTGCTCCAAGGGCACATGCACGACACAGCTCTAGAGGAAACCATAGATTCAATTGGAACGATGTGTCGACCACTCAAGCCCCAACCACGATGCCTGTCAACGCTCCCACGGCAGCACCCAGTCGCATGCCGCCCCCACCTGTACCTACCTTGTCCCCGTGGTACGACGGCTTCTAG
- the LOC125226156 gene encoding uncharacterized protein LOC125226156, with protein MYKQDLILLICACGALAALDGYSPQQDPDQFHIQTDEDDERYFLYQTHNGQYRKERRLKDGSVVGTTGWVGADGYLRLQDYIADNEGYRIYKSKTVFVGQNRPIGESLKIAKTAPTDSGFGVTPAPAHRQVPVNRGTPRFTTTTQSPVPSSSFVPPFPSEVSITARLPTSTPRVHVTPNSIDTSTPHYDFRPTIPPITASEASPSPNSYDTNSIDDGYYASDSTPYRRVDIYNPNSYRHADAWLQRQRAGAQIGDGYTPQFPGYDGVAFRRNGFRYYLPKQYHEEETDSSAERTGSFGYVDPFGIRRVIYYNTSPGQGFQIRKNNRYVGHDATPYDPRPLK; from the exons ATATGCGCATGCGGCGCGCTGGCCGCACTCGACGGCTACAGTCCTCAGCAGGACCCAGACCAGTTCCACATACAGACCGACGAAGATGACGAGCGCTACTTCCTTTACCAGACCCACAACGGGCAGTATAGGAAGGAACGCAGGCTGAAAGATGGATCAGTTGTCG GTACGACTGGATGGGTCGGTGCAGACGGCTACCTACGGTTGCAAGACTACATCGCTGACAATGAAGGCTACAGAATATACAAATCGAAGACTGTTTTTGTGGGGCAGAACCGGCCAATCGGg GAGTCACTGAAAATAGCAAAAACAGCGCCAACGGACTCTGGTTTCGGGGTCACGCCCGCACCAGCCCACCGACAGGTGCCAGTGAATCGAGGCACCCCTCGCTTCACCACCACCACCCAATCCCCAGTGCCATCTTCATCTTTTGTCCCACCCTTCCCTTCAGAGGTGTCTATCACAGCGCGCCTACCGACCTCAACACCTCGCGTCCACGTGACGCCAAACTCTATCGATACCTCAACCCCGCATTATGACTTCAGACCAACCATCCCACCGATAACCGCGAGCGAAGCCTCACCTTCTCCAAACTCTTACGACACTAACAGCATAGACGATGGCTACTACGCCAGCGACAGCACACCATACAGAAGAGTTGACATCTATAACCCAAATTCTTATAGACATGCGGATGCCTGGCTCCAAAGGCAGAGAGCCGGAGCTCAAATCGGCGATGGATACACTCCTCAATTCCCTGGCTACGACGGCGTAGCCTTTAGGAGAAATGGGTTCCGGTATTATCTACCGAAACAGTACCATGAGGAGGAGACCGACAGCTCTGCCGAACGGACGGGCAGCTTCGGTTATGTGGACCCGTTCGGTATCCGCAGAGTGATATACTACAACACCTCACCGGGACAAGGGTTCCAAATACGAAAGAACAATAGATACGTCGGCCATGACGCCACGCCTTACGACCCGAGGCCGTTGAAATGA
- the LOC125225962 gene encoding uncharacterized protein LOC125225962, protein MFLLVALCLVGTALAAPAIPEETMTPEESRLLMSPYIAYDYPYTGYPAPILPLRTVMIDPKEEIAEPKDWKLEELPEAPELPKFEESKPVLVKLDTSKPLSYFTNWINSFPSFNLPNLPFIGGFFPSSSGRVVVPSYYGYPGYTAPMIVEPAKH, encoded by the coding sequence ATGTTTCTCCTAGTAGCTCTTTGCCTCGTTGGAACCGCGTTGGCTGCTCCAGCCATCCCGGAAGAAACAATGACCCCTGAGGAGTCCCGCCTTCTCATGTCTCCTTACATCGCGTACGACTATCCTTATACGGGTTACCCGGCGCCAATTCTTCCTCTAAGAACCGTGATGATCGACCCTAAAGAGGAAATCGCTGAGCCAAAGGACTGGAAACTGGAAGAGCTTCCAGAGGCCCCGGAGTTGCCAAAATTTGAAGAATCCAAGCCTGTTTTAGTGAAACTGGATACCAGCAAGCCTCTTTCCTACTTCACCAACTGGATCAACTCTTTCCCTAGCTTCAATCTGCCAAACCTTCCCTTCATAGGCGGTTTCTTCCCTTCATCGAGCGGCAGAGTGGTAGTGCCGTCTTACTATGGGTACCCTGGGTACACTGCTCCTATGATCGTCGAACCAGCTAAGCATTAA